The sequence TGAAATCCTCAGATTTATTAATTATTATACCTGCATATAATGAGGAAGGTTCGATTCAGTCAGTAGTAAATAATATTATTCAAAATTATTCTCAGTATGATTATGTAATTATCAATGACGGTTCAAGAGATCAAACCTCAGAAATTTGTCATAACAATGGCTATAATATTATTGATTTACCAGTTAATCTTGGACTAGCTGGAGCATTTCAAACTGGATTATTGTATGCTTACCAATACGGTTATGAAAAAGCGGTGCAATTTGATGCAGATGGTCAGCATCTTCCAGAGTATATTGCTGCTTTGGAAGAAGAAATTGATAAAGGAAATAAAATGGTGATTGGTTCTCGATTTGTAACAGAGAAAAGACCAAATTCATTTCGTATGTTAGGGAATACCCTTATAAGTTTTGCTATTAAATTAACAACTGGGAAAACGATTAATGATCCGACATCTGGAATGAGAATGTTTTCTAAAGATTTAATACAAGTTTTTGCAAGAAATATTAACTATGGTCCTGAACCAGATACTGTTTCTTATCTATTAAGAAATGGTGTTCCAATTTCAGAAGTTCAAGTTCGAATGGAAGAGAGACAAGCGGGAGAAAGCTATCTAACTTTTTCACGTTCCATTAAGTACATGATTCACATGTTCGTATCTATTTTATTCATTCAGAATTTTAGAGAGAGAGGAAAATAGAATGTCAATCTGGTTTCAAGTTGTATTAGTTATTGTTTCATTGGGAACCTGCGGGTTCATCCTTCAGAATATTAGAAAATCTCGTGTACAGATTAATGACGCCTTGTTTTGGATCTTCTTCTCATTAATTTTATTAGTTTTTAGTATTTTTCCAAAGTTAGCAGAGTTTATTGCAGCATCCTTAGGAATTGCATCTGCTGTTAATTTTATTTTCCTTTTTATTATTTTCTTATTGTTAATGAATCAGTTTCAGTTAACCGTACGGTTGTCAAAATTAGATACTAAGTTTAAAAATCTTGTTCAAGTTATCGCTTTAAATAAAAATAAGGAGAAAGATGAATAATACTCCTTCTCAAAAAAGTATTTACATTTGGAATCTTCTAGGAAATCTAGCAGCTGCAGCAGTTTCAGTTTGTTTTCTTATTATAGTTTCTAGGTTTCAAAATCCTACTATTGCGGACCAGTATAGTTTGGCAATTTCTGTTGGGAATTTATGGGTAATTATAGGCCTCTTTCAAGTCAGAAATTTTCAAGCAACAGATATTGTTAATAAGTTTTCATTTAAAAATTATTATATAGCCAGGATAATTTCCACTATATTAATGTGGATAACTCTATATCCATATTTAGTTTTTGTCCATTATGATTTAAGTTCAAGTTTTGTTATCGGATTAACTATTCTTATTTTAGCTTACCGCACATGTGATGTATGGTCCGATCTTTATCAAGGCTTGTTTCAACAAAAATCTAGACTTGATATTGCTGGTAAATCAATGTTTTTAAGATATCTAATAAGTGTAATTATCTTATTTGTATCCTTAATGATTCAGAAAGATTTATTGGTTGGCTTTCTTCTAGTAGTCCTCTTTAATATTTTTTTTATAGTCGGTTTTGATATTAAATTTTCAAGGTTATTTCATTCTTCGGATAATAAACGAACTTTTTCGAAAAATGATCTGAGACAAGGACTTTTAATTTTAAAAGATTGTTTTTCTTTATTTATATATGGTTTTCTTATTAACCTGATTTTTAATGAACCTAGAATTATCATTGCCCAACAACTTCTTAGTCAAAAAATGCAATCAGGTGTACAACGTGATTTTAATATACTATTTATGCCGGTGTTTTTCATGAGTTTGTGTATTTTAGTAATAAGACCTCTGATTACTTCGTTAGCAGAAAAAAGACAAGCAGGTGAAATGATCCAATTCTATAGTATTATTAAAAAAATATTTGTTTTTTTGATTCTTGTTGGTTTTCTTACTACCTTAGTAAGTTATTTAATTGGTACACCAGTTCTTAGTCTTATTTTCGGAGTTGATTTGAATCGTTACCGTCTAGAATTAACCATTCTAGTATTTTCAGGGATTTTGTATTCAACTGCTTTAGTATTTGAAAATATCTTGACTATTTATAGGAAACACAATTTATTATTGATAGTTTATATTATTATGTATATTGCTAGTCTCCTATTAAGTAAACCCCTCATAATTTCCCATGGTATACTTGGTGCTTGTATAAGTTTTATGCTAGTAATGGTAATATATGTTATCGGGGGATTTAGTTTATATCTTTATGTTAAAAGGAGAATTTAAATGGATTATAGAGATATTCATACTTTTGTTATCTGTGCATATGGGAATTCATCTTACTTAGAAGACTGTATGCTTTCATTAGTTAATCAACATAATCAATCTTCTATTATTTTATATACTTCAACACCTAGTCTTCAGATTGAGGACTTATGTAAAAAATATAATATTGTATATCATCATGGCAATGGTGGTTCAATAGGAAAAGATTGGAATAATGCATTGTCATGTGTAAAAACAAGGTACGCGACAATCGCGCATCAAGATGATTATTATGAGCCACAATATTCAGAATTAATTATTAAGAAATTTCAATCAAATCCAGATGCTTTAATAGCATATTCGGATTATTTTGAAGAAAAAAATGGGAAGAAAATTGAACGTACACTTAATCTTAAAGTAAAGAGGTTAATGTTGAGAACTATAAATTTATTCCCAAAAAGCAAATTATGGCGAACTAGAGTTTTGGCATTTGGAAATGCAATATGTTGTCCATCTGTTTCATATGATTTATCTGTCTTGAAAGGATTTAAGTTTGATGAAAAATTGAAAGGAAATCTAGATTGGATTGCTTGGTATCAGATTGGGAAAATGAAAGGCTCATTTGTATACATAGACAAAACATTAATGTGTCATCGTATTCATGAAGAATCAGAAACTTCGAAAACAATCTCTAATAATACTCGTAGTCAAGAAGATTTAGAAACATTGGAACTCTTCTGGCCTAAATGGATGGCCAAGTTGTTGATGAGACAATATGTGAAGAGTCAAAATTCGAATAATTAGGAGAAACTGATGGGATATTTTGTTGATAGTTATGAGCGAAATAAAAAGTATTTAGTATCTTTCGCAGTTTTAGCCTTTTGTATTGCAGTTATTTATACAAAGCGCTTAGTAGATTTTCCTAAAATTGGTGTAGCGTTATTTGTTGTATTGGCTTTTTTCATTTTTCTTTTACCGAAGAAGAATGTAGGGACCTTCCTTGCGATGCTCATTGGTGGTCTGTCCTTTGCTTTCATTACACCCGTTTTGAATACGCCAGATGAACACGTTCACCTTTCAAGAACGATTCATATTGTGGAAGGCAACGTCAATATGGGAAATAAAAACATCCATATTACGGAAGATTACTTTGATGTTTATAAGAATTTCAAAAAACCATTTACTAAATCTTCTTTATTTGAAGAAGGGCAGACGACCAAACAAGTGAAGTTTGGAAAAGAAACAGATTACAGGGCAACCAACTCATATTGGTTTATTGGTTATATCCCTCAGGCTCTTGGATTTGGGATTGGAAAATTTTTGAATTTGAGTGTAGGAATCTCCTATTATCTTGGTCGAATTTTTAATGTCATTGCTTACTGTATTTTAGCTCTCATTGCTATTAAATTAAGTGGGAAAGCGAAGCAGTTGATGACAATGGTAGCGATGTTTCCAATGAATCTTGTTCTAGCTGCTTCTTATAATCAAGATAGTGTAGCCTTAGGTTTAACCTACATCATTATTGGATTGTTTTTGAACTATGTAACGGATGATGAAAAAGTGGTTAAAATTAAGGATTTATTGCTTTATGCTTTCCTTTGTGTGATCCTTGTAACAATGAAACTTCCTTACGTCCTGCTAGTGGGATTATTGCTATTTATACCGCGAAAGAAAACGCAATGTAAAAACTACTATCTCATTTCTCTCGTTTTGATTGTTGCAGTCTTTCTATTTACGATTTTTTGGTATGTTCTTACCCAGCAAGTTCGAATTGAGAACTTTAAACTAGATGGAGCGGATGTGAAGTCCCAGGTGATTAGTATCATTTCGAAACCTCATTGGTATCTTCCAGTGATTTTGAAGGAGATGCTATTATCAGTCAGTCATTTGAATCAACTCTATACATTTGGTTGGTTAGATTTGTCGATGTCAGAAGTCCTTATTCCAATTTATGCTCTTTATACTTTGATTACTTTTTCAAATATTGGGAAAATCAAACTTCCTAAAGTATCAGTAGTAGGAGCAAGTTTGGTTTCTCTTGCAATTGTTGGTTTAATTTCTTTGACCTTGTATCTGACCTGGACACCAGTTGGAAATTTTGAAGTTTTAGGAGTTCAGGGCCGATATTACTTAGGTGTTGTCGCTCTTTGTCTACCAGTTATTTGTAGTTTATTTAAGCAAAGAGTTCCAGATGAACAAAAGCTCTCTGATCATTTTGTAGTACAAAGTAGTCTCATTATTGTATCTCTAACTTTACTACAAACCATCTCTGTTTTATATGCTGCAGTTTAATTAAAAAACTAAAATAAGTTATTACTAGGGGAAACCCTAGTTTTTTGTTACAATAGAAAGTGAATAAGTCAAGGAGTAAGAGATGACCATATCAGTTGTAGTCCCATGTTTTAATGAAGAAGAATCGATTCCATTATTTTATCGAGAAATGGAACGTGTTCGGATGAAGATGGGAGAAAAGTTTGAATATATTTTTATAAATGATGGCTCTTCAGATGGTACACTATCCGTTCTTCGAAGGCTACATGTTACAGATTCAAATGTGCACTACCTTTCTTTTTCTCGAAATTTTGGAAAAGAGGCTGCACTATACGCTGGACTTGAGCGTGCTAGTGGTGAATATGTGACGGTCATGGATGTAGATTTGCAGGACCCACCGGAGTTATTGATCGAAATGAAGCAGAAGTTGGAGGAACAGCCGGATTTAGACTGTGTCGGAACGAGACGCGTAACCCGTGATGGGGAACCACCGATTCGCTCTTTCTTTGCACGGATGTTTTATAAATTGATCAATCATATTAGCCAAGTGGAAATGGTTGACGGAGCACGTGATTTCCGTTTGATGCGTCGCCCCATGGTTGATGCTATTATGGAGTTATCCGAGTACAATCGATTTTCAAAAGGGATTTTCGCCTGGGTTGGATTTGAGACAGAATACCTCGAATATAAAAATGTAGAGCGCGTGGCAGGAGAGACGTCTTGGAATTTTTGGTCCCTCTTCAAATACTCGATTGAAGGGATTGTCAATTTCTCAGATGCCCCACTAAATATTGCTTTTATTGGTGGACTGTTATCTTGGATCTTGGCCTTTGTTATGATGGTTTTGATTGTGATTCGTACCTTGGTCTTTGGGGATCCTACTTCAGGTTGGCCATCCCTCATGACAGTGATTCTTTTCCTTGGGGGCTTCCAATTGCTAACTATTGGGATTTTAGGAAAATATATCGGTAAGATCTTCATGGAAACTAAGAAACGTCCAATTTATGTTATCAAAGAGAAAAGTGAAGAATGAAGAATATCCTACCTATGAGTCTTGCTACTAAGCAAAAGATAGACAGATTTTACGAGGGAATTGATCGGCTCCTCGATAAAATCAATCAGTTGGATATGGTAAAAGGGATCCGCAGTTATATTGATCGGCTTATAGATGTTTTTAACCAAATCAGCAATAAGTTGGTCTGTCTATTTCTAACCTCCTATGCGCTCATTTTTACATATGTATCTTTCAATCTGATCAATTTTCAAAGCCGCTCATATGACTATGTCTTTCATTTATCCCGCATTGTCGGCTTAGCAGAGTCCATTGAGCATTGGGATTTACTCCCCAATCTGAATTTTTTATTTGCGTTCGGTACGGGATATGCTTCTCCTATGTTTTATGGCAATTGGCAGTTTTATCCGTCAGCCATCGTTTATATGATGACCAACAATGGAAATCTTGCTTATTCTATATTTGCATTTTTGATCACTCTTTGTACAAGCCTAACAAGTTATATTGTTATTTCAAAAATAGTAAAAAATAAGGTGACTGGTATAGTAGTGGCCTTGACCATTCCTTGTTATTACACCTTATTTGGTTTTGGAATGACCATGGTAGTGCCACTTGTCCCAATTCTTATTTATTCTATTTATCGAGTGCTCTACTTAAACAAAAAGAACCCTCTCTATTTAGGGATTGTAGTAGCGCTTTTAATTCAAACCCATATTTTATCAACGATCATATTAGCAATCTTTTCTGCGGTATTATTGTTATTAAATTATAAAAGGCTCACACTGGAAAAGATTATCTCTTTTGTATTTTCTATCTTGTTTGCCTTATGTTTGTCGGCAGGATACATTTTTCAATATCTGGAACAAGTTTCATCACAAAAATTTTTCTTCACATGGACAGCGAGAAATTTTCCTGTCAATGTGAAAGATACTTTTTTGGTTCCTTTTCCATTTCAAGCAGATCGATATGGTTTTTATAAACCTTTCACACCATTAGAGTGGCCGATCCATCAATTCGTACGAGATGGCCTATTCTATGCGAGTATGATGGTGATCTTATTTTATCGCCGTCTAGGGAGTTTAAGTAAAACCATATTTTGGACTTGTTGGATCTTATATTTTTCTGCAACGAGTCTTCTGCCTTGGAATTCCGTATTGAAATACACTTTTTTAGGGAGTATGCAGTATTCAGGGCGCCTATTGTTTTTCATTCCCCTCTTGTTCCTATTCTTTCTTGCTGTTACAAATAGAAATGGATTTTTCTCTATTGTCTTATGCATCTTGAGTTTAACTTTCTATTTCAATCATGTTGTTCCTCAATTTGATACATCCTCAAAAAACTATAAACAAATGCGGGACGATAATAAAAAGAATGAAAAATTACTGAAATCAGTATATAAAGGTGACAAATCAAAATATATCGATCCTGTAGGTGATGAATATTATAATCTTGATATCAATAACCAAGATATACGCTTACCACAATTTACAGAATTTCAAACAGCTAAGGATGTAAAAATATCAACTATTAAAAAGAGATACAATCTTTTAGAATTCGATATAGAGGTTCCTGATGATAAAAAAGAAACAACTATTTCCATACCAATGATATGGTACAAAGGATACCGCGCAGAATATTCTATGGGGGCTGAAGGTTCTCAACCTGTGTTGAAACAGCGTGCTTTTACCGAATCAGAATTAAAAGAAAATAAAAAAGATCGAAAACCAACTGTCTCAGAAAAAGTTTTAAATGATGGTAAAATTTATTTATCTATTCGAAATTCTGGCCATGTCAAAGTTTCTTATCACAAGACATTTATACAGTATCTTGGTTTCATGATAGAATGGATCTCTTGGATACTGGTATTCTTTATTTTTAAGCAAAAGTATTCAAAAAATAAGGAGCAATTCCCATCTTAAAAAGCAGAAAACTTCTGCTTTTTTTGCTATAATGATAGGGAAAAAGCAATTGAAAGGAATTTATCATGATTTTAATTACAGGAGCGAATGGTCAACTTGGAACAGAGCTTCGCCATTTGTTAGACGAACGAAATGAAGAATATGTAGCTGTTGATGTAGCTGAAATGGACATCACAAATGCAGAAAAAGTAGATGAGGTATTCGCAGAAGTGAAACCAACCCTAGTCTACCACTGTGCTGCCTACACAGCTGTTGATGCTGCTGAAGATGAAGGAAAAGAGTTGGACTATGCCATCAATGTGACTGGTACAGAAAATGTAGCAAAAGCGTCTGAAAAACATGGTGCAACCTTGGTTTATATCTCAACCGACTACGTTTTTGATGGGAAAAAACCGGTGGGACAAGAATGGGAAGTAGACGATCAACCAGATCCTCAAACAGAGTACGGTCGTACCAAACGTATGGGGGAAGAATTGGTTGAGAAGCATGTGTCTAACTTCTATATCATCCGAACAGCTTGGGTCTTTGGAAACTACGGTAAGAACTTTGTCTTCACGATGCAAAACCTTGCAAAGACTCACAAAACACTTACAGTCGTTAATGACCAACATGGTCGTCCAACCTGGACCCGTACTCTTGCAGAGTTTATGACTTATTTGGCTGAAAATCGTAAAGATTATGGTTATTACCACTTGTCTAACGATGCGAAAGAAGATACAACTTGGTATGACTTTGCAGTTGAGATCCTCAAAGATACGGATGTTGAAGTGAAGCCAGTGGATTCTAGCCAATTCCCAGCTAAGGCGAAACGCCCACTGAACTCTACAATGAGCTTGGCTAAGGCTAAGGCCACAGGATTCGTCATTCCAACTTGGCAAGATGCCTTGAAAGAGTTCTATAAACAAGAAGTGAAATAAGATCAAAAAGAAGCGGCTCTAAAGGGTCGCTTTTCTGTTTGTATTAGGCAAAAAGCCTAGAAAATGGTATAATTAAATAGACTGTGAATGATTTGAAAGGGAACTCTATGCAACATGTTTTTATTATCGGAAGTCGTGGGCTTCCGGCTCAATATGGCGGTTTTGAGACTTTTGTGGACCAATTGGTTTCGCATCAAGTGTCTTCAGATATCCAATACCATGTTGCCTGCCTTTCTAATGATCAAGCTTATCAACATTTTGACTACAAGGGTGTCGATTGTTTTACCATTAAAGCCCCTAAGCTTGGGCCTGCGCGTGTCATTGCCTATGATATGATGGCCATCAACTACGCCTTGAAGCTTATTAAGAAACAAGGAATTGAACAGCCGATTTTTTATGTCTTGGGCAATACAATCGGAGCCTTTGTGGCGCCTTTTGCGCGTAAGATCCATAAGATGGGTGGTCGATTCTATATCAATCCAGATGGACTGGAGTGGAAGCGGGCCAAGTGGGCTAAACCGATCCAAGCCTATCTCAAGTATTCTGAAAAGATCATGACGCGCCACGCTGACTTGGTAATTTCAGACAACCCAGGTATTGAGTCCTATATCAAGGAAGCCTACCCTTGGTCTAAGACGACCTATATTGCCTATGGAACGGACTTATCTCCGACCAGCCTAAATAGTCAGGATAGGAAGGTCCGAGAATTCTATCACAAGTGGCAGACACAAGAGAAAAACTATTACCTAATTTTGGGCCGCTTTGTCCCAGAAAATAATTATGAGACCGCCATTCGTGAATTTATGACCTCTTCAACCAAGCGGGATTTGGTGATTATTTGTAACCAGGAAGGCAATCCTTATTTTGAGGAGCTCCGAGCTCGAACTGGATTTGATCAGGATCCTCGTGTTAAGTTTGTAGGAACGGTTTATGATCAAGACCTTTTGAAGTATATCCGTAAAGGAGCCTTTGCCTATATCCATGGTCATGAAGTGGGCGGGACCAATCCTGGTCTCCTAGAGGCTCTTGCCCAGACGGATCTGAATTTAGTTTTAGGGGTCTCCTTTAACCAAACGGTCGCTAAGGACACGGCTCAATATTGGACTAAAGAAACTGGGAATTTGGCACATTTGATTGATCAGGTTGATTCTTTAGAAGATGTATCTGAATGGGGTCAACGAGCCAAGGCCAATATGAAACAAAACTTTACCTGGGAAAAAATTGTAGGTGAGTACGAGGAATTATTCTTATCATGAAAGTAAATATCTTGTTGTCCACCTATAATGGTGAACAGTATCTAAAAGAGCAGGTTAAAAGTATCCAAGACCAGACTTATCAAGACTGGCAACTCTTGATTCGAGATGATGGGTCAAGAGATGGTACGGTGAAGATTATTCAAGAGTTGGTGGCCCAGGATGAGCGCATTCGCTTTATCAACCAGGGAGCTATCGAAAATCTCGGTGTCATCAAGAGCTTCCATGCCCTCTTGAAATATGAAGAAGCAGATTTCTATTGTTTTAGTGACCAAGATGATGTCTGGTTACCAGACAAGATTGCTCTTCAGGTAGCAGAAGCAGAGAAGCATCCTCAAGAAGAGCCTTTGCTGGTCTACACAGATTTAAAAGTGGTCGATGAAAACTTGAATGTTCAGCATGAAAGCATGATTCGTACCCAGTCTGATCATGCCAATACCGAACTGATTCAAGAGTTGACGGAAAATACGGTAACTGGTGGGGTAGCCATGATTAACCACGTTCTGGCGGAGTTATGGACAGGTCAAGAAAAACATGCGCTCCTTATGCATGATTGGTATTTGGCCTTGTTAGCAACTGCCTTTGGGAAGCTCATCTATATCGATCAACCAACAGAATTGTACCGTCAGCACAGTAGCAATGTTCTGGGGGCTCGTACCCTCAGAAAACGGGTTAAAAATTGGATTCGACCCCATGTGCTGTTTGCCAAGTATTGGAATCTCATAGAGTCTAGTCAAGAACAAGCAAAAAATCTATTGGATCTGCCTGTCAGTTCCCAAACTAAAGAAATTATTGAAAACTTTGTCACCATTATGGATGTTCCACTAAAAGAACGTCTGAGACGGATTCGTCAGTATGGTTATCGGAAGAACCGGGCTTTTCACACCTTTGTGTTTACCAGCTTGATTCTGACAAAGTTTGCATATCGAGGTAAAAAATAATGTTTGACGTTTTTAGTCAGAAAAATCGAATTTTATTAAGAGAATTAATCAAAACAGACTTTAAATTACGTTACCAAGGATCAGCAATCGGTTATCTTTGGTCGATTTTAAAGCCCCTGATGACTTTTACGATCATGTATATTGTCTTCATCCGATTCTTACGCTTGGGTGGAGATGTGCCCCATTTCCCAGTTGCCCTCTTGTTGGCCAATGTAATCTGGGGCTTCTTCTCAGAAGCAACATCCATGGGGATGGTGTCGATTGTTAGTCGAGGTGACTTGTTGCGGAAGTTGAATTTCTCCAAACATATCATTGTCTTGTCTGCGATTTCAGGAGCAGCCATCAACTTTGTCATTAACCTTGTAGTGGTCTTGATTTTTTCATTCTTTAATGGGGTGACATTCTCTTGGACAGCCTTGATGGTCATTCCGTTGTTCTTTGAGTTATTCTTGATGGCGACAGGATGCGCACTGATCTTAGCGACATTTTTTGTTCGTTTCCGCGATCTTGGACAAGTCTGGGAAGTACTCCTGCAAGCCGGCTTGTATGCGACGCCAATTATCTATCCGATTACCTTTATTGCAGACCGCAATCCATGGGCTGCTAAGTTGGTCATGATGAATCCTTTGGCTCAAATTATTCAAGACATGCGTTACTTTTTGATTGATAAGGCCAACACCCCTGTCTGGCTTTTGGTGGAAAATAAGTTCTTGGTTTTGATTCCTTATGTTTTACCAATTCTTATTTTTGTCGCTGGCTTTGCTTACTTTAACAAACATGCTAAGAAATTTGCGGAGATTCTCTAATGACAGATAAACAAATTGCAGTAAAAGTAGACCATGTCAGCAAGTACTTTAAGTTGCCAACAGAGGCAACTAATAGTCTTCGAACTGCCTTGGTCAATCGCTTCAAAGGAATCAAAGGATACAAAGAACAACATGTTCTTAAGGATATTTCTTTTGAAGTAGAAAAAGGTGATTTTTTCGGGATCCTCGGTCGAAATGGTTCTGGAAAATCGACTCTCTTGAAAATTATTTCTGAAATCTATGTGCCAGAAAAAGGTACCGTAACTATTGATGGGAAACTGGTGTCCTTTATCGAGCTTGGAGTAGGCTTTAACCCAGAACTGACAGGTCGAGAAAATGTCTATATGAACGGGGCCATGCTTGGCTTTTCAACAGCTGAAATTGATGCCATGTACGATGATATCGTAGACTTCGCCGAGTTGCATGAATTCATGAATCAGAAGCTTAAGAACTACTCATCAGGCATGCAGGTTCGTCTGGCATTTTCGGTCGCGATTAAGGCCCAAGGCGATATCTTGATTTTGGATGAGGTTCTCGCAGTAGGAGATGAGGCCTTCCAGCGCAAGTGTAATGATTACTTCCAAGAGCGCAAGAAATCAGGGAAAACCACGATTCTGGTTACCCATGATATGGGAGCCGTTAAGAAATATTGTAACAA comes from Streptococcus parasanguinis ATCC 15912 and encodes:
- a CDS encoding ABC transporter ATP-binding protein; protein product: MTDKQIAVKVDHVSKYFKLPTEATNSLRTALVNRFKGIKGYKEQHVLKDISFEVEKGDFFGILGRNGSGKSTLLKIISEIYVPEKGTVTIDGKLVSFIELGVGFNPELTGRENVYMNGAMLGFSTAEIDAMYDDIVDFAELHEFMNQKLKNYSSGMQVRLAFSVAIKAQGDILILDEVLAVGDEAFQRKCNDYFQERKKSGKTTILVTHDMGAVKKYCNKAVLIENGLVKAIGDPFDVSDQYSFDNLESNSHHGNEDEGLVTTEVEGFTAKLLSPKKVTPDDEVVIEFSFDLLDDSVNPHIAFSFVDISTGNGLYNDNSMDIPLSGIGAKKITYKCKLPYFNHVKLRLVAFLRDENQENLAILSTTNPPVFSIDRIVDRTNRSELDSSTGLLIRQGKWE